Proteins encoded by one window of Polyangia bacterium:
- the istB gene encoding IS21-like element helper ATPase IstB, whose protein sequence is MPLTADQFDAVLARAQREGLAHQHFLHLLIAEQAAGRRERSIAHRIKEARFRHVRLLADFDWEFNKQAIDRVQIEELATGSFIGRRDNLVFVGQSGVGKSFLIEAIGRSACVLGSTVRYITSADLLTDLTASLADQTLPNRVHYFGRFDLLIIDEFGFDKIERTASPEAANLLYKIVDARNQRRSTALVTNIDFEAWNQHFSDFSLAMALLDRIVDKAILLKINGRSYRAHRSQPPHPQPKTNR, encoded by the coding sequence GTGCCCTTGACGGCCGACCAGTTCGATGCCGTCCTGGCCCGCGCCCAGCGAGAAGGACTCGCGCATCAACACTTCTTGCACCTGCTCATCGCCGAGCAAGCCGCCGGCCGCCGCGAACGCAGCATCGCCCACCGCATCAAGGAAGCACGCTTCCGCCACGTCCGACTGCTCGCCGATTTCGATTGGGAATTCAACAAGCAAGCCATCGACCGCGTCCAGATCGAAGAACTCGCCACCGGCAGCTTCATCGGCCGACGCGACAACTTGGTTTTTGTCGGCCAAAGCGGCGTCGGCAAGTCCTTCTTGATCGAGGCCATCGGACGATCCGCCTGCGTCCTCGGCTCGACCGTCCGTTACATCACCAGCGCCGATTTGCTGACCGACCTCACCGCTTCGCTGGCCGATCAAACCTTGCCCAACCGCGTCCATTACTTCGGACGCTTCGACCTCTTGATCATCGACGAATTCGGCTTCGACAAAATCGAACGCACCGCCTCGCCCGAGGCGGCCAATCTCTTGTACAAGATCGTCGATGCCCGCAACCAACGCCGCTCGACGGCCCTTGTGACCAACATCGACTTCGAAGCTTGGAACCAACACTTCAGCGACTTCTCCCTAGCGATGGCCTTGCTCGACCGCATCGTCGACAAAGCCATTCTCCTCAAAATCAACGGCCGCTCCTATCGCGCCCATCGCAGCCAACCACCACATCCCCAACCGAAAACCAACCGCTGA